In Mercurialis annua linkage group LG6, ddMerAnnu1.2, whole genome shotgun sequence, the following are encoded in one genomic region:
- the LOC126687449 gene encoding uncharacterized protein LOC126687449, which produces MRLISWNCQGLGSTLTIQHLKLLCTANSPEILFLMETKNKNKTVLHKTQKLGFHNQFLVEPRGSAGGLAILWTENCRIAVQYHGAYFVICVVTTPHGISFDACFCHFSSVSAIRRNQFRELLLLKPLLSKEFVFCGDFNDILCPSEKEGGLPYLPLHHSNFHDFIFELQGIDLKFVGSPFTWCNRRNFPDTVRERLDRVLVSSEWLNTFPAALVEHLADVGSDHKPLLLHLTVAKAKHHRRFHFDKRWAEKNEITEIILHAWQKDVRGSKMFRIHCKLKGIRQAITRWSRGTTTNSKAKIKHITQRMNAEKTKVMPLINWNLVRSLEKDLARATLEEEVFWAQKARQDWLRSGDQNTKFFHAKTKQRQRRNAITGISDSSDRWRTTPGEISTTICAYFKEIFSSSNPTGIDRVFADFPNKVTTAMNDQLTSQVTAQEVCEAVYSINPSKAPGSDGFTGFFFHHYWRIIGPDISDSIIEFFNGARMLRSLNHTLIALIPKDKAPRKVTDYRPISLCSVYYKIISKVITTRLQKILPQLIDKTQNGFIQGRSISDNILIAHEMMHFLKTKKSGKSKYLAMKLDISKAYDRVEWAYVLGCLRAWGFSATFINWIHQCISTTSFSVLLNGAAQNYFCPTRGLRQGDPLSPLLFVLCAEGLSHLIQRAIASNALRGIQLTRHCPSISHLFFADDSLIFAQITPTTSSVVKHIIQSYGQASGQIINLTKSSVSFSRNTPESLANQIMQELNLSLMLPSDKYLGLPVQVLSSKNVTFAGLLSILQSKLSGWKEKFLSQGGKEVLIKAVLMAIPVYAMMCFLLPKSLNNRINRLISKFWWGEHNEDRKIAWVAWAKMCRSKWQGGLGIRDLDAFNRALLAKQCWRIMQNPDSVLFQLWKGRYFRNGNVLDATRGYNPSWGWQSMLKGRALLQKGLRWQCNSGTRIRILQDAWLPGKGNYLVQLKTAILHSEVPSLVCDLMDSSGSQWNRELVSRLFIEQDAQDILAIPIPYSHVADRLVWDFTRDGSYTVKSGYYQELGQDDNGAHYPGSVPVMKKSEWKILWKIQIPNKIRIFLWKLFHKGIPVAENLNFRVKTTLLCPHGQERETITHMLFHCEFARRVWFLSDLHIHSEHIQHHLFEVIWSNFIASLPSHEDRERFLAIFSFYAWSIWKARNSKIFKDNPWSIEETVSFARQAKHEFDTAINVQPHTGLPNATRSTRSRGSPTTRIGLSRETIIIQYDGGICKELKAGSVAGTAFSGEGAHLGSFARSFRGIWDPGIVEFLALREAVCWAKNNGWSNVIFEGDAIQVSKSINTGLCQLSDAWGLCQDIWLQSNSFDYKAFRWIKRGANKEAHRLVQLEKGELRRLTLMNVIS; this is translated from the coding sequence ATGAGGCTCATCTCCTGGAATTGTCAAGGGTTGGGGAGCACCCTGACAATCCAACATCTGAAGCTCCTGTGCACAGCAAACTCTCCAGAAATTCTGTTTCTCATGGAAACAAAAAACAAGAACAAGACAGTACTGCATAAGACGCAGAAATTGGGCTTCCACAACCAGTTTCTGGTAGAACCAAGAGGGTCTGCAGGTGGTTTGGCTATTTTGTGGACTGAGAATTGTAGGATTGCAGTCCAGTACCATGGGGCCTATTTTGTGATCTGTGTTGTAACTACCCCCCATGGTATCTCTTTTGATGcttgtttttgtcattttagtTCAGTTTCAGCAATTCGTAGgaatcaatttagagaattgcTGCTGTTAAAACCTCTCCTTTCCAAGGAGTTTGTATTTTGTGGGGATTTTAATGATATACTTTGCCCATCTGAAAAAGAAGGGGGCCTTCCCTATCTCCCTCTTCATCACTCCAATTTTCATGACTTCATCTTTGAGCTTCAAGGAATTGACTTAAAATTTGTAGGGTCCCCGTTTACTTGGTGTAACCGTAGAAACTTTCCAGACACAGTTAGAGAAAGGCTTGATAGGGTCCTTGTTTCCTCTGAATGGCTGAATACGTTTCCTGCAGCCCTGGTGGAACACTTAGCTGATGTGGGTTCTGATCATAAACCACTCCTGTTGCACTTGACCGTAGCTAAGGCCAAGCATCATAGAAGATTTCACTTTGATAAACGGTGGGCAGAAAAGAATGAGATTACGGAAATCATTTTACATGCATGGCAAAAGGATGTAAGAGGGTCGAAGATGTTCAGAATCCACTGTAAACTGAAGGGGATAAGACAAGCTATCACTAGATGGAGTAGAGGCACCACCACGAACTCCAAAGCTAAGATCAAACATATTACTCAGAGAATGAATGCAGAGAAAACAAAGGTCATGCCTCTAATCAACTGGAATTTGGTTAGAAGTCTGGAAAAAGACTTGGCTCGGGCAACGTTAGAAGAGGAAGTGTTCTGGGCCCAGAAAGCTAGACAAGACTGGCTTAGGAGTGGGGATCAAAACACAAAGTTCTTCCATGCGAAAACCAAGCAAAGGCAACGCAGGAATGCAATCACAGGGATATCAGATTCCAGTGATAGATGGAGAACCACGCCAGGGGAAATCTCCACCACTATCTGTGCTTACTTTAAAGAGATTTTCTCTAGTAGTAACCCGACTGGCATAGACAGGGTCTTTGCAGACTTTCCCAATAAAGTCACGACAGCAATGAATGATCAACTCACTAGCCAGGTTACCGCACAGGAAGTGTGTGAGGCAGTTTACTCGATTAATCCGTCCAAAGCTCCAGGCAGTGATGGATTCACCGGTTTCTTTTTTCACCATTACTGGAGGATAATAGGACCGGATATTTCTGATTCGATCATCGAATTCTTTAATGGTGCCAGAATGCTGCGAAGCCTCAACCACACCCTTATAGCTCTAATTCCTAAAGATAAAGCTCCTAGGAAGGTAACCGACTATAGACCCATAAGTCTGTGCTCGGTttactataaaattatatcGAAAGTGATAACAACAAGACTTCAGAAAATCCTCCCCCAGCTCATTGACAAGACTCAGAATGGCTTTATTCAGGGGCGGTCAATCTCTGATAACATTCTTATCGCCCATGAAATGATGCACTTCCTCAAGACAAAAAAGAGTggtaaatcaaaatatttagcTATGAAACTGGACATTAGCAAAGCATATGATAGAGTAGAATGGGCATATGTGTTGGGTTGTCTCCGGGCTTGGGGGTTTTCAGCAACATTTATTAATTGGATTCATCAGTGTATCTCTACAACATCTTTTTCAGTACTCCTTAATGGAGCAGCTCAGAATTACTTCTGCCCAACTAGAGGTCTCAGGCAAGGGGACCCTCTATCTCCTTTGTTATTTGTGCTATGTGCAGAAGGACTTTCTCATCTGATCCAAAGGGCGATTGCTAGTAACGCTTTACGGGGAATTCAATTGACTCGACACTGCCCAAGCATCTCACACCTCTTCTTCGCTGATGATTCGTTAATTTTTGCCCAGATAACACCGACAACATCATCAGTGGTTAAACACATCATTCAGAGTTATGGCCAAGCTAGTGGACAGATCATTAATCTGACCAAGTCTTCTGTCAGCTTCAGCAGGAACACACCAGAATCGCTAGCCAACCAAATTATGCAGGAATTAAATCTTAGCTTAATGCTCCCCTCAGATAAATACTTAGGTCTTCCGGTTCAAGTTCTTAGCTCCAAGAACGTGACCTTTGCAGGGCTTTTATCTATTCTTCAAAGCAAACTAAGTGGATGGAAAGAGAAATTTCTTTCTCAAGGGGGTAAGGAAGTTCTGATCAAGGCTGTTCTTATGGCTATACCCGTGTATGCCATGATGTGCTTTCTACTTCCTAAATCTTTAAACAACAGAATCAATCGCTTAATTTCCAAATTTTGGTGGGGTGAGCACAATGAAGACAGGAAAATTGCTTGGGTTGCTTGGGCCAAGATGTGTAGAAGCAAATGGCAAGGGGGTCTGGGCATTAGGGATCTGGATGCCTTCAATAGAGCGCTTCTTGCAAAACAATGTTGGAGAATTATGCAAAACCCAGATAGTGTGTTGTTCCAGCTGTGGAAGGGCCGTTATTTCCGAAACGGGAATGTACTGGATGCTACTCGCGGTTACAACCCCTCCTGGGGATGGCAGAGCATGCTGAAGGGCAGAGCCCTCCTCCAGAAAGGACTGCGTTGGCAGTGCAACAGTGGAACTAGAATAAGGATTCTTCAGGATGCCTGGCTTCCAGGGAAAGGTAATTATCTTGTCCAGTTGAAAACTGCTATTCTGCACAGTGAGGTGCCCAGCTTGGTTTGCGATCTTATGGACTCTTCGGGGAGCCAATGGAATAGAGAACTAGTATCTCGCCTTTTCATTGAGCAGGATGCCCAGGACATTTTAGCCATCCCCATCCCTTATAGTCATGTCGcagatagattagtatgggaTTTCACTAGGGACGGTTCGTACACGGTGAAATCTGGGTATTACCAAGAGTTGGGGCAGGATGACAATGGTGCTCATTATCCTGGGTCTGTTCCGGTGATGAAGAAGAGTGAGTGGAAAATCCTTTGGAAGATCCAAATCCCTAATAAAATCAGAATCTTTCTTTGGAAGCTGTTTCATAAAGGAATCCCGGTAGCGGAGAACCTAAACTTTCGGGTAAAAACAACCCTTTTGTGTCCTCATGGCCAAGAAAGGGAGACCATCACCCACATGCTCTTTCACTGTGAGTTCGCGCGCAGAGTTTGGTTTTTATCAGACCTGCACATCCATTCGGAACATATCCAACATCATTTGTTCGAGGTAATTTGGTCCAACTTTATAGCCAGTTTACCAAGCCATGAAGATAGAGAGAGATTCCTcgctattttttctttctatgcCTGGTCCATATGGAAAGCAAGAAACTCTAAAATCTTCAAGGATAATCCGTGGTCCATAGAGGAAACAGTCTCCTTCGCGAGGCAGGCAAAACACGAGTTCGATACTGCTATCAATGTTCAACCTCATACAGGTCTGCCAAACGCAACCAGAAGTACCCGCTCAAGGGGTAGTCCAACTACGCGGATTGGTTTATCCAGAGAGACGATTATTATTCAATATGATGGGGGAATCTGCAAGGAACTCAAAGCTGGGTCTGTAGCAGGGACAGCCTTTAGCGGGGAAGGGGCACATTTAGGGTCTTTTGCCCGTAGCTTTAGGGGTATATGGGACCCAGGAATTGTGGAATTCCTGGCACTTCGAGAAGCAGTGTGCTGGGCAAAGAATAACGGATGGTCTAATGTGATTTTTGAAGGGGATGCCATTCAGGTCTCCAAATCAATTAACACCGGCTTATGCCAGTTAAGTGATGCTTGGGGACTCTGCCAGGATATATGGCTACAGTCTAACTCCTTCGATTACAAGGCCTTCAGGTGGATTAAGAGAGGTGCCAATAAGGAAGCTCACCGGTTAGTCCAGTTGGAAAAAGGGGAGCTGCGTCGCCTCACCCTTATGAATGTGATATCCTAA